Below is a genomic region from Actinomadura sp. NAK00032.
CTTGACCATGTCGGCGGTGATCAGACCGGGGACGCCGGCGGCGGCCACGACGATGTCGGCGGCGCGGGTGTGCGCGGCGAGGTCGCGGGTGGCGGTGTGGCAGAGCGTCACGGTCGCGTTCTCGGTGCGGCGGGTCAGCAGCAGGCCGAGCGACCGCCCGACCGTGATGCCGCGGCCGACGACGGTGACCTCGGCGCCCTTGATCGGGACGTCGAAGCGGCGCAGCAGCTCGATGATGCCCTTCGGCGTGCAGGGCAGCGGGCCCGGCTGCATCAGCACGAGCCGCCCCAGGTTCGTCGGGTGCAGGCCGTCGGCGTCCTTGGCCGGGTCGATGCGCTCCAGCACGCGCTGCTCGTCCAGGCCCTTCGGCAGCGGGAGCTGGACGATGTAGCCGGTGCAGGCCGGGTCGGCGTTCAGCTCGGCGACGGCCCGCTCGACGTCGTCCTGGATGGCGGTGGCGGGCAGGTCGCGGCGGATGCTCTCGATCCCGACCTCGGCGCAGTCGCGGTGCTTCATGTTGACGTAGGAGTGGCTGCCC
It encodes:
- a CDS encoding bifunctional methylenetetrahydrofolate dehydrogenase/methenyltetrahydrofolate cyclohydrolase: MTAQILDGKATAAEIRSNLKVRVEALRDRGVSVGLGTVLVGDDPGSHSYVNMKHRDCAEVGIESIRRDLPATAIQDDVERAVAELNADPACTGYIVQLPLPKGLDEQRVLERIDPAKDADGLHPTNLGRLVLMQPGPLPCTPKGIIELLRRFDVPIKGAEVTVVGRGITVGRSLGLLLTRRTENATVTLCHTATRDLAAHTRAADIVVAAAGVPGLITADMVKPGAAVLDVGVSRVDGKLAGDVAADVRDVAGWVAPNPGGVGPMTRAMLLANVVEAAEQSL